One window of the Conexibacter sp. SYSU D00693 genome contains the following:
- a CDS encoding type I phosphomannose isomerase catalytic subunit, producing MTAPLTFEPLFMERVWGGRRLQELFGKALPDGATIGESWELVDRPEAQSVVATGPLTGTTLGELWRGPDRERLFGTRARDAGERFPLLVKLLDCVETLSVQVHPPADVACRLGGEPKTEMWVVLATEGDAHLLVGLREGVTREAFEQALRDGDDVSALLHRVGTAPGMAMLLPSGRVHAIGAGNVIAEVQQNSDTTYRVFDFDRPGLDGAPRELHVDESLASIDFDDAEPSPVRPDGEALVHHALFEVDRLVLDGPRRAAPAGECAVVCGLDAPVRTGADEHLPGTFVLVPADAEDPDVAPAGERATVLRILLGP from the coding sequence GTGACGGCCCCGCTGACCTTCGAGCCGCTGTTCATGGAGCGCGTCTGGGGCGGTCGCCGCCTGCAGGAGCTCTTCGGCAAAGCGCTGCCCGACGGGGCGACGATCGGCGAGAGCTGGGAGCTCGTGGACCGTCCGGAGGCCCAGTCCGTCGTCGCCACCGGGCCGTTGACCGGGACGACGCTCGGCGAGCTGTGGCGCGGGCCGGACCGCGAGCGCCTGTTCGGCACCCGCGCCCGGGACGCGGGGGAGCGCTTCCCCCTCCTGGTCAAGCTCCTGGACTGCGTCGAGACGCTGTCGGTGCAGGTCCACCCGCCCGCCGACGTCGCCTGCCGCCTCGGAGGCGAGCCGAAGACCGAGATGTGGGTCGTGCTGGCCACCGAGGGCGACGCGCACCTCCTCGTCGGCCTGCGCGAGGGCGTCACCCGCGAGGCCTTCGAGCAGGCGCTGCGCGACGGCGACGACGTCTCGGCGCTGCTGCACCGCGTCGGGACCGCGCCCGGCATGGCGATGCTCCTGCCCTCCGGCCGGGTCCACGCGATCGGCGCCGGCAACGTCATCGCCGAGGTCCAGCAGAACTCCGACACGACCTACCGCGTCTTCGACTTCGACCGGCCCGGCCTCGACGGCGCCCCGCGCGAGCTGCACGTCGACGAGTCCCTGGCCTCCATCGACTTCGACGACGCCGAGCCGTCCCCGGTCCGGCCCGACGGCGAGGCGCTCGTGCACCACGCGCTGTTCGAGGTCGACCGCCTGGTGCTCGACGGCCCGCGCAGGGCCGCGCCGGCGGGGGAGTGCGCCGTGGTCTGCGGGCTCGACGCGCCCGTGCGCACGGGCGCAGACGAGCACCTTCCCGGGACGTTCGTCCTCGTGCCCGCCGACGCCGAGGACCCCGACGTGGCGCCCGCCGGCGAGCGAGCGACGGTGCTGCGCATCCTCCTCGGCCCGTGA
- a CDS encoding MGMT family protein, with protein MPDDQVLARVRRVPEGFVATYGDLAPGAPRHAGRVLHDTAEAVPWWRIVRADGSLPKGERQAARLREEGVPFRGARVDVRRARIAPEALG; from the coding sequence GTGCCCGACGACCAGGTCCTCGCCCGCGTGCGCCGCGTGCCCGAGGGGTTCGTGGCGACCTACGGCGACCTCGCGCCCGGCGCTCCGCGCCACGCCGGCCGCGTCCTGCACGACACGGCCGAGGCCGTGCCGTGGTGGCGGATCGTCCGCGCCGACGGCTCGCTGCCCAAGGGCGAGCGCCAGGCCGCGCGGCTGCGCGAGGAGGGCGTGCCGTTTCGCGGCGCGCGGGTGGACGTGCGCCGGGCGCGGATCGCGCCCGAGGCGCTCGGGTAG
- a CDS encoding helix-turn-helix transcriptional regulator produces MATFEQHRTSTVQRRRELFAQVCSVLDDRLDESELSVEEVGREVFASRRQVQRVMEDHGTTFRDELTGRRMERAADLLRDTPMTVRAIAHRVGYRQPAQFAKAFRRHHGAGPSAFRDAQRTTAWAVAA; encoded by the coding sequence ATGGCGACCTTCGAGCAGCACCGCACCTCCACCGTCCAGCGCCGGCGCGAGCTCTTCGCCCAGGTCTGCAGCGTCCTGGACGACCGCCTCGACGAGAGCGAGCTGAGCGTCGAGGAGGTCGGCCGTGAGGTCTTCGCGAGCCGGCGGCAGGTGCAGCGGGTCATGGAGGACCACGGCACGACGTTCCGCGACGAGCTCACGGGTCGCCGCATGGAGCGCGCCGCCGACCTCCTGCGCGACACCCCGATGACCGTCCGCGCGATCGCCCACCGCGTCGGGTACCGCCAGCCTGCGCAGTTCGCCAAGGCCTTCCGCCGCCACCACGGCGCCGGGCCGAGCGCGTTCCGCGACGCGCAGCGCACCACCGCCTGGGCCGTCGCCGCCTAG
- a CDS encoding response regulator has translation MTDELDLRALFDQEATVLLERLSQGALELEDRPDDAELVASLFRAAHTLKGSAALVELHPIARTAHALEDLLQAVRSGTIDPTTAVVDAVLDTVDAVREAIPRLMTGADPGPAPDAAAARVRAVLEGTAMPPAAAPPPAAPPLAAPGPDDPEPDPPAAPDHGGEETIAVPLSRLDRLVRLAGEGRTARLRLAAALGEHATDPEVDAALVDLERALGALQRQTLQARMVTFERIAEPLRRGVRDVARATGKEVDYALDGEGVELDRGVLDALREPLLHLVRNAVDHGIEPPGERVAAGKAPSGTLRIAARRRGADLVVEVRDDGRGLDPDALRARLPGAAGLSDAAVVERLFEPGVSTATAVTDLSGRGVGLDAVRTALQRVRGTVRAAGEPGRGTTFTLTVPVTLAVVRCLLVATGGERYAIPSHAVSTVVEASADALVGLEGGRAVWVGGDVVPVAELHDAVGAAPSGASAQAVVLATGGRRLALRVDALLGQRDVTVQELGRALGRVELVAGASIDADGSVLLVLDPVALAARAGALRAPAAPSTPADAAPSRAAAGATVLVVDDALTVRELQRAILERAGYAVLLAEDGEAALRVLDRERPDLVLTDVEMPRLDGFGLVEMIRGRADLAGMPVLIVSSRDDEADRRRGLEAGADGYIVKQAFDEPTLLGWVGRMLGTEDLPA, from the coding sequence GTGACCGACGAGCTCGACCTCCGCGCGCTCTTCGACCAGGAGGCGACGGTCCTGCTCGAGCGCCTGTCGCAGGGCGCGCTCGAGCTCGAGGACCGCCCGGACGACGCGGAGCTCGTCGCCTCGCTGTTCCGCGCCGCCCACACGCTCAAGGGCTCGGCCGCGCTCGTCGAGCTGCATCCGATCGCGCGCACCGCGCACGCCCTCGAGGACCTCCTGCAGGCGGTGCGCTCCGGCACGATCGACCCGACGACGGCGGTCGTCGACGCGGTGCTCGACACGGTCGACGCCGTGCGCGAGGCCATCCCGCGGCTCATGACCGGCGCCGACCCGGGGCCGGCGCCCGACGCCGCCGCCGCACGCGTGCGCGCCGTCCTGGAGGGCACGGCGATGCCGCCGGCGGCCGCGCCACCGCCCGCCGCGCCCCCGCTCGCGGCACCGGGGCCCGACGACCCCGAGCCCGATCCGCCCGCCGCCCCGGACCACGGCGGCGAGGAGACGATCGCCGTCCCGCTCTCGCGCCTGGACCGCCTCGTGCGCCTGGCCGGCGAGGGCCGCACCGCCCGCCTGCGCCTCGCCGCCGCCCTCGGCGAGCACGCCACGGACCCGGAGGTCGACGCCGCGCTCGTCGACCTCGAGCGGGCGCTCGGCGCCCTGCAGCGCCAGACGCTCCAGGCGCGGATGGTGACCTTCGAGCGCATCGCCGAGCCGCTGCGCCGCGGGGTGCGCGACGTCGCGCGGGCCACCGGCAAGGAGGTCGACTACGCACTGGACGGCGAGGGCGTCGAGCTCGACCGCGGGGTCCTCGACGCGCTGCGCGAGCCGCTGCTGCACCTCGTGCGCAACGCCGTCGACCACGGCATCGAGCCCCCCGGCGAGCGCGTCGCCGCCGGCAAGGCGCCGTCCGGGACCCTGCGGATCGCCGCCCGCCGCCGCGGGGCGGACCTCGTCGTCGAGGTGCGCGACGACGGCCGCGGCCTGGACCCCGACGCGCTGCGGGCCCGGCTGCCCGGCGCGGCCGGCCTGTCCGATGCCGCGGTGGTGGAGCGCCTCTTCGAGCCCGGCGTGTCGACCGCGACCGCGGTGACCGACCTGTCGGGCCGGGGTGTCGGCCTGGACGCCGTGCGCACCGCGCTGCAGCGCGTCCGCGGGACGGTCCGCGCCGCGGGCGAGCCGGGTCGCGGGACGACCTTCACGCTGACCGTCCCCGTGACGCTCGCCGTCGTGCGCTGCCTGCTCGTCGCGACCGGCGGCGAGCGCTACGCCATCCCGTCGCACGCCGTGAGCACCGTCGTCGAGGCGTCCGCCGACGCGCTGGTCGGCCTCGAGGGCGGGCGCGCCGTCTGGGTGGGCGGCGACGTCGTCCCGGTGGCCGAACTGCACGATGCGGTGGGCGCGGCGCCCAGCGGCGCCAGCGCGCAGGCCGTCGTCCTCGCGACCGGCGGCCGGCGGCTCGCGCTGCGCGTCGACGCGCTCCTCGGCCAGCGCGACGTGACGGTGCAGGAGCTCGGCCGGGCGCTCGGGCGCGTCGAGCTGGTCGCCGGCGCCAGCATCGACGCCGACGGGTCGGTCCTGCTCGTGCTCGACCCCGTGGCCCTGGCCGCCCGGGCCGGCGCCCTCCGCGCGCCCGCCGCACCGAGCACGCCCGCCGACGCGGCACCGTCGCGGGCCGCGGCCGGTGCGACCGTCCTGGTCGTCGACGACGCGCTCACCGTGCGCGAGCTCCAGCGCGCGATCCTCGAGCGCGCCGGCTACGCGGTCCTGCTGGCCGAGGACGGCGAGGCCGCCCTGCGCGTGCTGGACCGCGAGCGGCCCGACCTCGTGCTCACCGACGTCGAGATGCCGCGCCTCGACGGCTTCGGCCTCGTCGAGATGATCCGGGGGCGGGCGGACCTCGCCGGGATGCCCGTCCTCATCGTCAGCTCGCGCGACGACGAGGCCGACCGGCGCCGCGGCCTCGAGGCGGGCGCCGACGGCTACATCGTCAAGCAGGCCTTCGATGAGCCGACCCTGCTCGGCTGGGTGGGCCGGATGCTCGGGACCGAGGACCTCCCGGCATGA
- a CDS encoding chemotaxis protein CheW yields MPILEPFEPLATRAPVAPAGPAALVLEVGDDHHALRLEDVRVVVEAPDVTRVPDAPPAVLGVLNVRGEVVPVLDTGIAAGVAPVGGAPFAVVVEAAPGRVALAARAQPRHVVLGPEVGASALAVGTHRHAVGDGLVATLLDVDALALEAAA; encoded by the coding sequence GTGCCGATCCTCGAGCCCTTCGAGCCGCTCGCGACCCGCGCGCCGGTCGCCCCGGCCGGTCCGGCCGCGCTCGTGCTCGAGGTTGGCGACGACCACCACGCCCTGCGCCTCGAGGACGTGCGGGTCGTGGTCGAGGCGCCGGACGTCACGCGCGTGCCCGACGCGCCGCCGGCCGTGCTCGGGGTGCTCAACGTCCGCGGCGAGGTGGTGCCGGTGCTCGACACGGGCATCGCCGCGGGGGTCGCGCCGGTCGGCGGCGCGCCGTTCGCCGTCGTGGTCGAGGCGGCGCCGGGACGGGTCGCGCTCGCCGCGCGGGCGCAGCCGCGGCACGTCGTCCTCGGCCCGGAGGTCGGGGCTTCGGCGCTCGCCGTCGGGACGCACCGCCACGCGGTGGGCGACGGCCTCGTCGCCACGCTGCTCGACGTCGACGCGCTGGCCCTCGAGGCTGCGGCGTGA
- a CDS encoding P1 family peptidase, whose amino-acid sequence MADLELPAGVLAGHWTAEDGLTGCSVVLVPDGATGGVEVRGGGPGTRETDVLAPSSMPRDVHGVVLSGGSAFGLATGDGVVAWLEERGHGHLTRAGVRVPLVAGAVVFDRSALEPGRRPGAAEGRTACDAAGPAVPARGRVGAGASTAAGKLADPGSWAWTGFGAATERIGGALVTALAVANPVGDVLDADGSLLAAGRRDGELVRTADLLRAAAAAPPPPTRENTVLVVVCTDARVDRTGAWLVARAASAGVARAVDPVATSYDGDVAFCLSTGTVEVDPFALGAAAAWAAADAVRDAARSA is encoded by the coding sequence GTGGCCGACCTCGAGCTGCCCGCCGGCGTCCTCGCCGGCCACTGGACCGCCGAGGACGGCCTCACCGGCTGCTCGGTCGTGCTCGTCCCCGACGGCGCCACGGGCGGCGTCGAGGTGCGCGGCGGCGGGCCGGGGACCCGGGAGACCGACGTGCTGGCGCCGTCGAGCATGCCGCGCGACGTCCACGGCGTCGTCCTGTCGGGCGGCAGCGCGTTCGGGCTGGCCACGGGCGACGGCGTCGTCGCGTGGCTCGAGGAGCGCGGCCACGGCCACCTGACGCGCGCGGGCGTGCGGGTGCCGCTCGTGGCGGGCGCCGTCGTCTTCGACCGCAGCGCGCTGGAGCCGGGCCGCCGGCCCGGAGCCGCGGAGGGCCGGACGGCGTGCGACGCCGCCGGGCCGGCGGTGCCCGCGCGGGGTCGCGTCGGCGCCGGCGCGTCGACCGCCGCGGGCAAGCTCGCCGACCCCGGCAGCTGGGCGTGGACCGGCTTCGGCGCGGCCACCGAGCGGATCGGCGGAGCGCTGGTCACCGCGCTCGCGGTCGCCAACCCGGTGGGCGACGTCCTCGACGCCGACGGCTCCCTGCTCGCGGCCGGCCGGCGCGACGGCGAGCTCGTGCGCACCGCCGACCTCCTGCGGGCGGCCGCCGCGGCGCCGCCCCCGCCCACGCGGGAGAACACCGTCCTCGTCGTGGTCTGCACCGACGCGCGCGTGGACCGCACCGGCGCGTGGCTCGTCGCCCGCGCCGCCTCCGCCGGCGTCGCCCGCGCCGTCGATCCCGTCGCGACGTCCTACGACGGCGACGTCGCCTTCTGCCTCAGCACCGGCACCGTCGAGGTCGACCCGTTCGCCCTCGGAGCCGCCGCGGCGTGGGCCGCCGCCGACGCCGTCCGGGACGCCGCCCGCAGCGCCTGA
- a CDS encoding methyl-accepting chemotaxis protein has protein sequence MAPAPAHRRLLDRFAVRLVLGMVLSFLPLAAVLSVLLVRNASDSLDEAARAGLRNAAVTLSQRIDVRFGERRNDLRAIADLLGRGEVREDRIPVDVRVDFEALQLVDLRGRYVGGTTREPLGGPADPFFAAAARGAETHSLTRRAQGTLRTVLAQPVRDRSGRIRRVLLGDLDETVFAGLVSSFRLGETGEAVIRVPGGRLLWRTGLGQPRSPVEMAARDPLADRSTTGAPGRALAGQTGTLRFRASTGNEAVGGYAPARRVGWSADVRQDTSEAFAAIDDQRNLAILVGLLGSLLVGAFAVLFARHTVRPVSALAEMARRVASGDLTAHVEPGGASELRQLGESFNAMVESLERLAGQLRAAGHDLASSAAQLSSSAQELATTTTQQSSSATETSSTMQELSTTTQSIADSVSGVEQRATDTRSALHAADTDIQASSERTLALAQRTAEIGQILGLINEIADRTNLLALNAAIEAARAGEAGAGFSVVADEVRRLAERSKAEAQKIADIVGATQDATNATVMAMDSGSKRMRDGLELMEQVADAVSQVRYTTDEQRLATEQVVQAMSSVTATSRQAAAAAQQIAGSSTQIARLAADLDRAAATFRTRAQARSDKHTPIVPAPLGPAGPPGANGAPGRAGVHADEA, from the coding sequence GTGGCGCCTGCGCCCGCGCACCGACGGCTGCTGGACCGCTTCGCGGTCCGTCTCGTGCTGGGCATGGTGCTCAGCTTCCTGCCGCTGGCCGCCGTCCTCTCGGTCCTGCTGGTGCGCAACGCGAGCGACAGCCTCGACGAGGCGGCGCGCGCGGGCCTGCGCAACGCGGCGGTCACGCTGTCCCAGCGCATCGACGTGCGCTTCGGCGAGCGGCGCAACGACCTGCGCGCGATCGCCGACCTCCTGGGCCGGGGCGAGGTCCGCGAGGACCGCATCCCGGTCGACGTGCGCGTCGACTTCGAGGCGCTGCAGCTCGTCGACCTCCGGGGCCGGTACGTCGGGGGCACGACCCGCGAGCCCCTCGGCGGCCCGGCCGACCCGTTCTTCGCCGCCGCCGCCCGTGGCGCCGAGACCCACTCGCTGACCCGGCGCGCGCAGGGGACGCTGCGCACCGTCCTCGCCCAGCCCGTGCGCGACCGCTCCGGACGCATCCGGCGCGTCCTCCTCGGCGACCTCGACGAGACCGTGTTCGCCGGACTCGTCTCGAGCTTCCGGCTGGGGGAGACGGGCGAGGCCGTCATCCGCGTCCCCGGCGGGCGGCTGCTGTGGCGCACCGGGCTCGGCCAGCCCCGCAGCCCCGTCGAGATGGCGGCCCGCGACCCGCTCGCCGACCGGTCGACGACCGGCGCTCCGGGCCGGGCGCTCGCCGGGCAGACCGGCACCCTGCGCTTCCGGGCCTCGACGGGCAACGAGGCGGTCGGCGGCTACGCGCCCGCGAGGCGCGTCGGATGGTCGGCCGACGTGCGCCAGGACACCTCCGAGGCCTTCGCCGCCATCGACGACCAGCGCAACCTGGCGATCCTCGTCGGCCTGCTCGGGTCGCTGCTCGTCGGCGCCTTCGCCGTCCTCTTCGCGCGTCACACCGTCCGCCCGGTCTCGGCGCTGGCCGAGATGGCCCGGCGCGTCGCGTCGGGCGACCTCACCGCCCACGTCGAGCCCGGCGGCGCGAGCGAGCTGCGCCAGCTCGGCGAGTCGTTCAACGCGATGGTCGAGAGCCTCGAGCGGCTGGCGGGCCAGCTGCGCGCCGCCGGCCACGACCTCGCGAGCTCCGCCGCGCAGCTCTCCTCGAGCGCCCAGGAGCTCGCGACGACCACGACGCAGCAGTCGTCGTCGGCGACGGAGACCTCGTCGACCATGCAGGAGCTCTCGACGACCACGCAGTCGATCGCCGACAGCGTCTCGGGCGTCGAGCAGCGCGCGACGGACACGCGGTCGGCGCTGCACGCGGCCGACACCGACATCCAGGCCTCGTCGGAGCGGACGCTCGCGCTGGCCCAGCGCACGGCCGAGATCGGGCAGATCCTCGGGCTCATCAACGAGATCGCCGACCGCACGAACCTCCTCGCCCTCAACGCCGCGATCGAGGCGGCGCGCGCGGGCGAGGCCGGTGCCGGGTTCTCCGTCGTCGCCGACGAGGTCCGCCGCCTCGCCGAGCGCTCGAAGGCCGAGGCGCAGAAGATCGCCGACATCGTGGGCGCGACGCAGGACGCCACGAACGCGACGGTCATGGCGATGGACAGCGGCTCGAAGCGGATGCGCGACGGCCTGGAGCTCATGGAGCAGGTCGCCGACGCCGTGAGCCAGGTGCGCTACACGACCGACGAGCAGCGGCTGGCCACCGAGCAGGTCGTCCAGGCCATGTCGTCGGTGACGGCCACGAGCCGCCAGGCCGCCGCCGCAGCCCAGCAGATCGCGGGCTCGTCGACGCAGATCGCGCGCCTCGCGGCGGACCTCGACCGTGCCGCGGCGACGTTCCGCACGCGCGCGCAGGCGCGGTCCGACAAGCACACGCCGATCGTCCCGGCACCGCTCGGACCGGCTGGGCCGCCGGGCGCCAACGGCGCTCCGGGCCGGGCGGGCGTGCACGCCGACGAGGCGTAG